In Halomarina salina, one DNA window encodes the following:
- a CDS encoding PAS domain S-box protein produces the protein MGLDAEQTESIAAYLDGFGEQSCELTAASPAEAERIAEREQLTCVIAQYDLPEGDGLSALTRCLAAQPDLLTILVSRHDEESLIDRTYEAGVDEFVHYTGPEKGRVVEHHLSTYLGEAEDGASPPRTSRYLETLASTTSDAIVSVDESSTIRYANPAVAEVFGYDPSEVVGEPLTMLMPEGLTDDHRAGVRRYLETGERTLDWDDIELPGRHKAGHHIPLSISFSEFSVGEERYFTGIIRDIRDRRRLQSERDLYHDATQQILKADSFHEGLRIAVDAIGEAMDWRYGEAWVCPDGEHLERVPDPYVTSPETETFAEATDDVTFHLNEGSVGRVWQSGESEWLTDVATDDAPFFRSAAATEAGLHAALGVPIVSDGTVVAVMVFLLAEPREPDETMVDATRTIAADLGRLMERLEAETALREERNLNERILETSPVGIAILERDGTFSYVNDRATEILHVGEYDPPLTAADLDLQMVSFDGEPVDTSGNPYRRVVESTESVSGELRIETDDGPRWLAVDGAPLDHEAGEGSAMVFSLQDVTQRKLRERRLQQHEVVMNTVSDGLYALDGEGRFVVVNDAYCRLIGYDREELVGRPASEFVESRLIEEARALQEQIRRGGDDEATMELTLTTASGEQVPIEARITLFEYEKASTGEPGSSATSATASAARSDSLASTRSGRR, from the coding sequence GTGGGATTGGACGCGGAGCAGACCGAGTCGATAGCCGCGTATCTGGATGGGTTCGGCGAGCAGTCGTGCGAACTGACCGCCGCGTCGCCCGCGGAGGCGGAGCGAATCGCGGAGCGCGAACAGTTGACGTGCGTCATCGCGCAGTACGACCTGCCCGAGGGCGACGGGCTGTCGGCGCTGACGCGCTGTCTCGCGGCCCAGCCGGACCTCCTGACGATACTCGTCTCCCGGCACGACGAGGAGTCGCTCATCGACCGAACCTACGAGGCGGGGGTCGACGAGTTCGTCCACTACACCGGCCCGGAGAAGGGGCGGGTCGTCGAACACCACCTCTCGACGTACCTCGGGGAGGCGGAGGACGGGGCCAGCCCTCCGCGGACGAGTCGGTACCTGGAGACGCTCGCGTCGACGACGTCCGACGCCATCGTCTCGGTCGACGAGTCCAGCACCATCCGCTACGCGAACCCGGCGGTGGCCGAGGTGTTCGGGTACGACCCGTCGGAGGTGGTCGGCGAGCCGCTGACGATGCTGATGCCCGAGGGGCTCACGGACGACCACCGGGCGGGCGTGCGACGGTACCTCGAAACGGGCGAACGGACGCTCGACTGGGACGATATCGAACTCCCCGGCCGCCACAAAGCGGGCCACCATATCCCGCTGAGCATCTCGTTCTCGGAGTTCTCCGTGGGCGAGGAGCGCTACTTCACCGGTATCATCCGCGACATCCGGGACCGGAGACGGCTGCAGTCCGAACGCGACCTCTACCACGACGCGACCCAGCAGATACTCAAGGCCGACTCGTTCCACGAGGGCCTCCGCATCGCGGTCGACGCCATCGGCGAGGCGATGGACTGGCGCTACGGCGAGGCGTGGGTCTGCCCGGACGGCGAGCACCTCGAACGCGTCCCCGACCCGTACGTCACGTCCCCGGAAACAGAGACGTTCGCCGAGGCGACCGACGACGTGACGTTCCACCTGAACGAGGGCTCCGTCGGCCGCGTCTGGCAGTCGGGAGAGTCCGAGTGGCTGACCGACGTCGCTACCGACGACGCCCCGTTCTTCCGGTCGGCGGCCGCGACGGAGGCCGGTCTGCACGCGGCGCTCGGCGTCCCCATCGTCAGCGACGGGACGGTCGTCGCCGTCATGGTGTTCCTCCTCGCGGAGCCACGAGAGCCAGACGAGACGATGGTCGACGCGACGAGGACCATCGCCGCCGACCTCGGGCGGTTGATGGAGCGTCTCGAAGCGGAGACGGCGCTCCGCGAGGAGCGCAACCTCAACGAGCGCATCCTCGAGACCAGCCCGGTCGGTATCGCCATCCTCGAACGGGACGGTACCTTCAGTTACGTCAACGACCGGGCGACGGAGATTCTCCACGTCGGCGAGTACGACCCGCCGCTCACGGCCGCCGACCTCGACCTCCAGATGGTCTCGTTCGACGGCGAACCGGTCGACACGAGCGGGAACCCCTACCGTCGGGTGGTGGAGTCGACGGAGTCGGTATCGGGAGAGCTACGCATCGAGACGGACGACGGGCCACGCTGGCTCGCTGTCGACGGCGCACCGCTCGACCACGAGGCCGGGGAGGGGAGTGCGATGGTGTTCTCCCTGCAGGACGTCACCCAGCGAAAGCTCCGCGAACGCCGCCTGCAGCAGCACGAGGTCGTGATGAACACGGTCAGCGACGGTCTCTACGCCCTCGACGGGGAGGGACGCTTCGTCGTGGTCAACGACGCGTACTGCCGACTCATCGGGTACGACCGCGAGGAACTCGTCGGGAGGCCGGCCAGCGAGTTCGTCGAGAGTCGATTGATCGAGGAGGCACGCGCGCTCCAGGAGCAGATTCGGCGTGGCGGTGACGACGAGGCGACGATGGAACTGACCCTGACCACCGCGTCGGGTGAGCAGGTCCCCATCGAGGCACGGATTACGCTGTTCGAGTACGAGAAGGCGTCTACGGGCGAACCGGGGTCGTCCGCGACATCAGCGACCGCCAGCGCCGCGAGGAGCGACTCGCTCGCCTCAACGAGGTCGGGCAGGCGCTGA
- a CDS encoding bacterio-opsin activator domain-containing protein — protein sequence MTTAETPGEVADIVVEGAQEILGLPLTTIKYYNEATGHLEPQTRTPELRALIGDDPLFGVDWHLAWQAFVDDEERIVDDIAAADVETGETPLGSAMVLPIGEHGVFIAGTETAGSFTDTDVLVSRILVANTLAALDRVDREQELRTQKSRLEEHNDALERLNRLNGVIRGLTGKLVEASTREEIETAVCEELAGTDPYVFAWVAQQGAVGNEVTPRTSAGREDGYLDDIEITVDDSPTGQGPAGTAFKTRKPAVQNNLHVDPPFEPWRQQALQRGYRAGISIPLAYRETVYGVLNLYADEPGVFDEMEVAVLGELGNMVGYAINAIERKRAIVGDAAVELTFTVTDDTIPAIGFADVTDGTFEFETLVERPDGSLRVFFETTGVDPETVYEFADRTTTVDHLTLLTEGEESCRFEAIVGEDSFFADLVSYGAYPTAMYAGSEGGEVTIELPRNGDVKAFIRMFVRRYEGAELVARVEQNRPVRTSAEFEATYRDRLTERQAEVLETAYFSGFFEWPRETSGKELAALLDISQPTVSRHIRTSERKLFGLLFDDE from the coding sequence CTGACGACAGCCGAGACGCCCGGCGAGGTCGCCGACATCGTCGTCGAGGGGGCACAGGAGATACTCGGGCTCCCGTTGACGACCATCAAGTACTACAACGAGGCGACCGGCCACCTCGAACCCCAGACGCGGACGCCGGAACTCAGGGCGCTCATCGGCGACGACCCGCTGTTCGGCGTCGACTGGCATCTCGCCTGGCAGGCGTTCGTCGACGACGAGGAGCGCATCGTCGACGACATCGCGGCCGCGGACGTGGAGACGGGCGAGACGCCACTGGGGAGCGCCATGGTGCTCCCGATCGGCGAGCACGGCGTCTTCATCGCCGGGACCGAGACGGCCGGGTCGTTCACCGACACCGACGTCCTGGTCTCGCGCATCCTCGTCGCGAACACGCTCGCGGCCCTCGACCGCGTCGACCGCGAGCAGGAACTCCGGACCCAGAAGTCGCGGCTCGAAGAGCACAACGACGCGCTCGAACGGCTCAACCGTCTCAACGGCGTCATCCGGGGGCTCACGGGGAAACTGGTCGAGGCGTCCACTCGCGAGGAGATAGAGACCGCGGTCTGCGAGGAACTCGCCGGGACGGACCCCTACGTCTTCGCGTGGGTCGCCCAGCAGGGAGCCGTCGGGAACGAGGTCACGCCACGGACGAGCGCCGGCCGCGAGGACGGCTACCTCGACGACATCGAGATCACGGTCGACGACAGTCCGACCGGCCAGGGGCCGGCGGGGACGGCGTTCAAGACGCGCAAACCGGCCGTCCAGAACAACCTCCACGTCGACCCGCCGTTCGAGCCGTGGCGACAGCAGGCGCTCCAGCGCGGCTACCGGGCGGGCATCTCCATCCCGCTCGCCTACCGCGAGACGGTGTACGGCGTGTTGAACCTCTACGCCGACGAACCGGGCGTGTTCGACGAGATGGAGGTCGCCGTGCTCGGCGAACTCGGGAACATGGTCGGGTACGCCATCAACGCCATCGAGCGCAAGAGAGCCATCGTCGGCGACGCCGCGGTCGAACTCACGTTCACCGTCACCGACGACACCATCCCCGCCATCGGGTTCGCCGACGTGACCGACGGGACGTTCGAGTTCGAGACCCTCGTCGAGCGGCCCGACGGGTCGTTACGGGTGTTCTTCGAGACGACCGGCGTCGACCCGGAGACCGTCTACGAGTTCGCCGACAGGACGACGACGGTCGACCACCTGACGTTGCTCACCGAGGGCGAGGAGAGCTGCCGGTTCGAGGCCATCGTCGGCGAGGACAGCTTCTTCGCCGACCTCGTCTCCTACGGCGCGTACCCGACCGCGATGTACGCCGGGTCGGAGGGTGGCGAGGTCACCATCGAACTCCCGCGGAACGGTGACGTCAAGGCGTTCATCCGGATGTTCGTCCGACGGTACGAGGGCGCCGAACTGGTCGCTCGGGTCGAGCAGAACCGACCCGTCAGGACCTCTGCGGAGTTCGAGGCGACCTACCGCGACCGACTGACCGAGCGACAGGCGGAGGTGCTCGAGACGGCGTACTTCAGTGGCTTCTTCGAGTGGCCACGTGAGACGAGCGGGAAGGAACTGGCGGCGCTGCTGGACATCTCGCAACCGACCGTCAGCCGCCACATCCGGACGAGCGAGCGCAAACTGTTCGGACTGCTGTTCGACGACGAGTAG
- a CDS encoding HalOD1 output domain-containing protein, whose protein sequence is MTDTTVDTTSLADVSGGITDGRAADSLLVDIVERLAAARGDDPLDLPPLNDYIDVDALATLFKAPAGGQSAAFGSVTFRVEEHEVRIYQDRTIYVHRPGNGDRSSALEGSF, encoded by the coding sequence ATGACAGACACCACCGTCGATACTACTTCCCTTGCCGACGTTTCGGGTGGCATTACGGACGGTCGGGCCGCCGACTCGCTGCTCGTCGACATCGTCGAGCGACTGGCCGCCGCGCGCGGCGACGACCCCCTCGACCTCCCGCCGCTCAACGACTACATCGACGTCGACGCCCTCGCGACGCTGTTCAAAGCACCGGCTGGCGGGCAGTCGGCGGCGTTCGGTTCCGTCACCTTCCGCGTCGAGGAGCACGAGGTCCGCATCTACCAGGACCGGACCATCTACGTCCACAGGCCAGGCAACGGCGACCGGTCGTCTGCCCTGGAGGGGTCCTTCTGA
- a CDS encoding PadR family transcriptional regulator, giving the protein MHELTGFQRDLLYCIAGLDRPSGQTIRQELEEQTDREITHGRLYPNLDTLVNRELVSKGEIDRRTNYYTISDAGVEALQEYHQWGTGRLP; this is encoded by the coding sequence ATACACGAGCTCACGGGGTTCCAGCGGGACCTCCTCTACTGCATCGCCGGCCTGGACAGGCCGTCCGGGCAGACGATTCGCCAGGAGCTAGAGGAGCAGACCGACCGCGAGATAACGCACGGGCGGCTCTATCCGAACCTCGACACCCTCGTCAACCGCGAACTGGTGTCGAAGGGCGAGATCGACCGCCGGACGAACTACTACACCATCTCCGACGCGGGCGTGGAGGCGCTCCAGGAGTACCACCAGTGGGGGACCGGTCGGCTCCCGTGA
- a CDS encoding ZIP family metal transporter, with amino-acid sequence MVVGQLAQWFGSGPVVDGLLGGVFIAACNLLGASLVFVWRDPSERALDAALGFAAGVMLAASFTSLIIPGIETYSNGNPVPVLLGVVLGALFLDQSDALVPHAHYLLTGRRRRDAANPGTDLPVNDERLAGVVLFILAITLHNMPEGLAVGVGFGSGDPSTAIPLMVAIGIQNIPEGLAVSVAAINAGLDRRFYAAFAGIRSGLVEIPLALLGAYAVQTVSVLLPYAMGFAAGAMLFVISDEIVPETHTGGYERVATLGTILGVVVMLYLDISLG; translated from the coding sequence GTGGTAGTCGGACAGCTAGCGCAGTGGTTCGGGTCCGGTCCGGTGGTCGACGGACTGCTCGGCGGCGTGTTCATCGCCGCGTGCAACCTGCTCGGGGCGTCGCTGGTGTTCGTCTGGCGCGACCCCTCCGAGCGGGCGCTGGACGCTGCGCTCGGGTTCGCTGCCGGCGTGATGCTCGCCGCGAGTTTCACGAGCCTCATCATCCCCGGCATCGAGACGTACTCGAACGGGAACCCGGTTCCCGTCCTCCTGGGCGTCGTGCTGGGGGCGCTGTTCCTGGACCAGTCGGACGCGCTCGTCCCGCACGCCCACTACCTCCTCACGGGCCGTCGCCGCCGGGACGCCGCCAACCCCGGCACGGACCTGCCGGTGAACGACGAGCGACTGGCCGGGGTCGTGCTGTTCATCCTCGCCATCACGCTCCACAACATGCCCGAGGGTCTCGCCGTCGGCGTCGGGTTCGGCAGCGGCGACCCGTCGACGGCCATCCCGCTGATGGTCGCAATCGGCATCCAGAACATCCCCGAGGGGCTGGCCGTCTCGGTCGCGGCCATCAACGCCGGACTGGACCGGCGGTTCTACGCCGCGTTCGCCGGCATCCGGTCGGGCCTCGTCGAGATTCCCCTGGCCCTCCTCGGCGCGTACGCCGTCCAGACGGTGTCGGTGTTGCTCCCCTACGCGATGGGCTTCGCCGCGGGGGCGATGCTGTTCGTCATCAGCGACGAGATCGTTCCGGAGACCCACACCGGGGGCTACGAGCGCGTCGCCACCCTCGGAACCATCCTCGGCGTCGTCGTGATGCTCTACCTCGACATCTCGCTCGGGTGA
- a CDS encoding cupin domain-containing protein, whose product MDPVSLAEAADALDDPWSPRLLAECNGQHVKLARMEGAFDWHAHPDVDELFLVVEGAIRIEFRDETVELDEDELHVVPAGVEHRPVADEPAVVLLFEPEGTRNTGDRVTERTTEVERR is encoded by the coding sequence ATGGACCCGGTCTCGCTGGCCGAGGCGGCCGACGCACTCGACGACCCGTGGTCGCCGCGACTGCTCGCCGAGTGCAACGGACAGCACGTCAAACTCGCGCGGATGGAGGGCGCGTTCGACTGGCACGCCCACCCCGACGTCGACGAACTGTTCCTCGTCGTCGAGGGCGCGATTCGAATCGAGTTCCGCGACGAGACCGTCGAACTCGACGAGGACGAACTGCACGTCGTCCCTGCGGGCGTCGAACACCGGCCCGTCGCCGACGAGCCTGCCGTCGTCCTCCTCTTCGAACCCGAGGGGACGCGTAACACGGGCGACCGCGTCACCGAGAGGACGACTGAGGTGGAACGGCGCTGA
- a CDS encoding asparagine synthetase B family protein, producing the protein MPEYVHLAYPQEWVRGDDTAVRGTAFADGERFDAHALHDQFADVTSREEFRQVLTSLQGYYAVVHAVDGTVFAATDHAQSIPLFYAPESGVVSDSARWVRETLDDPTVDAVAEAEYLTATYVTGDETLYPSIRQLQAGELLALDTSGATPTVHTERHWTYSPTATADDPDATPSERLAAFDDAMVESFERTLAVADGRPVVVPLSGGYDSRLIASMLVRLDYEGDVYTFTYGQPGSPDVRVAEDIAASLGLPWRYVEYTADDWYEWFNGVEREAYYERADNFDAIPNLTGWPAIGELLADGWLPEDALVVPGQTVAGIGGHLPDPLLDAVTEDGAVAPEAIDPENDAATDAFVESVLDEHYVQWDRTDALDRAFAERIRKVVDGVCQPGDPTSAYAAWEWQERQSKFLCSDGRIYEHWGLDWWLPLWDPGVAAAWGAFPATARADKRRYTEYVETLYADVADVDDTEAERTHANDSRLTAGITRALSAVEDSPLADLARPLYRRYRTRTHSRSHGHLGHLGILPPEQFDRLYTAERTHHALRAVEALGRVAFDPPHERGWPGETLSVAALDRTRSANGPVATSPRSDSVAPDDGELVEPTSDD; encoded by the coding sequence ATGCCCGAGTACGTCCACCTCGCGTACCCACAGGAGTGGGTTCGAGGTGACGACACCGCCGTCCGGGGAACCGCGTTCGCCGACGGCGAGCGCTTCGACGCGCACGCCCTCCACGACCAGTTCGCCGACGTCACCTCACGCGAGGAGTTTCGCCAGGTCCTCACGTCGTTGCAGGGGTACTACGCCGTCGTCCACGCGGTCGACGGGACGGTGTTCGCCGCGACGGACCACGCCCAGAGTATCCCGCTGTTCTACGCCCCCGAGTCCGGCGTCGTCTCCGACAGCGCCCGGTGGGTCCGCGAGACGCTCGACGACCCGACGGTCGACGCCGTCGCCGAGGCCGAGTACCTCACCGCGACGTACGTCACCGGCGACGAGACGCTCTACCCCAGTATCAGGCAGCTTCAGGCGGGGGAACTGCTCGCCCTCGACACGTCGGGCGCGACGCCGACGGTGCACACCGAACGCCACTGGACGTACTCGCCCACGGCGACCGCGGACGACCCGGACGCGACGCCCTCCGAGCGACTCGCGGCCTTCGACGACGCCATGGTCGAGTCGTTCGAGCGCACGCTCGCCGTCGCAGACGGGCGACCCGTCGTCGTCCCGCTGAGCGGCGGGTACGACTCGCGGCTCATCGCCTCGATGCTGGTCCGCCTCGACTACGAGGGCGACGTCTACACCTTCACCTACGGCCAGCCCGGGAGCCCGGACGTCCGCGTCGCGGAGGACATCGCGGCGAGCCTCGGCCTCCCCTGGCGATACGTCGAGTACACGGCCGACGACTGGTACGAGTGGTTCAACGGCGTGGAACGGGAGGCCTACTACGAACGGGCCGACAACTTCGACGCCATCCCGAACCTGACCGGGTGGCCCGCCATCGGCGAACTCCTGGCGGACGGCTGGCTCCCGGAGGACGCGCTGGTCGTCCCCGGCCAGACCGTCGCCGGTATCGGGGGGCACCTCCCGGACCCACTGCTCGACGCGGTCACCGAGGACGGTGCGGTCGCCCCGGAGGCCATCGACCCCGAGAACGACGCGGCGACCGACGCCTTCGTCGAGAGCGTCCTCGACGAGCACTACGTGCAGTGGGACCGGACGGACGCCCTCGACCGGGCGTTCGCCGAGCGCATTCGAAAGGTCGTCGACGGCGTCTGCCAACCGGGTGACCCGACGAGCGCCTACGCGGCGTGGGAGTGGCAGGAGCGCCAGTCGAAGTTCCTCTGTAGCGACGGTCGCATCTACGAGCACTGGGGACTCGACTGGTGGTTGCCGCTGTGGGACCCCGGCGTCGCCGCCGCCTGGGGGGCGTTCCCCGCGACGGCCCGCGCCGACAAGCGTCGGTACACGGAGTACGTCGAGACGCTGTACGCGGACGTCGCGGACGTCGACGACACCGAGGCGGAACGCACGCACGCCAACGACAGTCGGCTGACGGCGGGCATCACGCGCGCCCTCTCGGCCGTCGAGGACTCCCCGCTCGCGGACCTCGCCCGCCCGCTGTACCGGCGTTATCGGACCAGGACCCACTCCCGCTCGCACGGCCACCTCGGTCACCTCGGGATACTCCCGCCGGAGCAGTTCGACCGCCTCTACACCGCGGAGCGGACCCACCACGCCCTTCGTGCGGTCGAGGCGCTCGGCCGGGTGGCGTTCGACCCGCCCCACGAGCGTGGGTGGCCGGGCGAGACGCTGTCGGTCGCGGCCCTCGACCGCACGCGATCCGCGAACGGGCCGGTCGCGACGAGTCCGCGGTCCGACTCCGTCGCTCCGGACGACGGCGAACTCGTCGAACCGACGTCCGACGACTGA
- a CDS encoding FAD-binding oxidoreductase yields the protein MSESTVSDLRAAVSGDVVRPEDAAYDDLRAVWNGAVDRYPAVIVRAERTDDVVAALRFARDHDLPLAVRGGGHHVTGSAVVDDGLVLDLRAMDAVSVDPATRTARVGPGARVGDVLGPAQEHGLAPVVGSAAQTGIAGSTLAGGIGWLRRAHGLGIDHLTAVELVTVDGEVLTASESEHADLFWAVRGGGAAVGVVTAFELDLVAVGPEVMIAQVAYPVETAGETLRAFREWAATAPREATTLVGLMHVPPLPMVPPEAHGAPIVMVYSVYAGPVEDGERALAPLRELGEPVLDTSGPMPLAALHEVARDLFPDGRRYSWHSLYAETLDDDVLDDLVAAFADAPSPESSVELWHLGGAVSDVEDAATAFGFRDAEFTVMLAASWDDPDADEENVEWARRHWEALRPRSMDGSYPAFPGFVEDDERGRATYGENHDRLADLAARYDPENRLRSVANPAPAR from the coding sequence ATGAGTGAGTCGACCGTATCCGACCTCCGCGCCGCCGTCTCCGGCGACGTCGTCCGACCTGAGGACGCCGCCTACGACGACCTCCGAGCGGTCTGGAACGGTGCCGTCGACCGCTATCCCGCAGTTATCGTCCGGGCCGAACGCACCGACGACGTCGTCGCCGCGCTCCGGTTCGCCCGCGACCACGACCTGCCGCTCGCGGTACGCGGCGGCGGCCACCACGTCACCGGGAGCGCCGTCGTCGACGACGGCCTCGTCCTCGACCTGCGCGCGATGGACGCGGTGAGCGTCGACCCCGCGACGCGGACGGCAAGGGTCGGCCCCGGCGCTCGCGTCGGCGACGTCCTCGGCCCCGCGCAGGAGCACGGCCTCGCGCCGGTGGTCGGCTCCGCCGCCCAGACCGGTATCGCCGGGTCGACGCTCGCCGGCGGTATCGGCTGGCTCCGGCGCGCACACGGCCTCGGCATCGACCACCTCACGGCGGTCGAACTCGTCACCGTCGACGGCGAGGTGCTGACGGCCAGCGAGTCCGAGCACGCCGACCTGTTCTGGGCGGTCCGCGGCGGCGGCGCGGCCGTCGGCGTCGTCACCGCCTTCGAACTCGACCTCGTCGCGGTCGGCCCCGAGGTCATGATCGCACAGGTCGCCTACCCCGTCGAGACCGCGGGCGAGACGCTCCGTGCGTTCCGCGAGTGGGCCGCGACGGCCCCCCGCGAGGCGACGACGCTCGTCGGACTGATGCACGTCCCGCCGCTCCCGATGGTTCCCCCGGAGGCCCACGGCGCACCCATCGTGATGGTGTACAGCGTCTACGCCGGCCCGGTCGAGGACGGCGAACGCGCGCTCGCACCGCTGCGCGAGCTCGGCGAGCCCGTGCTGGACACCAGCGGGCCGATGCCGCTGGCGGCGCTCCACGAGGTCGCTCGCGACCTGTTCCCCGACGGCCGGCGCTACTCGTGGCACTCGCTGTACGCCGAGACGCTCGACGACGACGTGCTCGACGACCTCGTCGCCGCGTTCGCCGACGCGCCCTCCCCGGAGTCCTCGGTCGAACTCTGGCACCTGGGCGGCGCGGTGTCGGACGTCGAGGACGCCGCCACGGCGTTCGGGTTCCGCGACGCCGAGTTCACGGTGATGCTCGCCGCGTCGTGGGACGACCCCGACGCCGACGAGGAGAACGTCGAGTGGGCGCGCCGTCACTGGGAGGCGCTCCGTCCACGCTCGATGGACGGGTCGTACCCCGCTTTCCCCGGCTTCGTCGAGGACGACGAGCGCGGCAGGGCGACCTACGGCGAGAACCACGACCGCCTCGCGGACCTCGCCGCCCGGTACGACCCGGAGAACCGACTCCGCAGCGTCGCGAACCCCGCCCCGGCGCGCTGA
- a CDS encoding PQQ-dependent sugar dehydrogenase, with protein sequence MDRRTYLRVAGTGVLAGLAGCSGIDGGTDPGPTATDTDGATGTDGTVTTTAGDGQRVVAETVATGLDVPWGVAFPGDDPAEVYLTERPGRVVRLRDGERTVLADLTSTGATGEGGLMGLALHPEDQSIAFTCQTYTADGETRNRVLRHDTDDDWNFEPVFEGIPGARYHDGGRLLVWDGALYVTAGDATVADLAQDPERLNGSVLRLAFDGEPHPDNPDVGHPAVFTYGHRNPQGLAVKGGALYQTEHGPDTDDEVNRLEAGGNYGWPVVRGVESGDDDQFVPALASYTPTIAPAGLAVYPTDGAVRAWRGDLLFGTLSGTHLHRVRLDEDDEVVEDERLFEGEFGRLRTTSIGPDGHLYATTSNRDGRGSPSESDDRLLRFRPAEGE encoded by the coding sequence ATGGACAGGCGGACCTACCTCCGGGTCGCCGGGACGGGCGTACTCGCCGGACTCGCTGGCTGTTCCGGTATCGACGGAGGGACCGACCCCGGACCGACGGCGACGGACACCGACGGTGCTACCGGTACCGACGGAACCGTCACCACGACGGCAGGCGACGGTCAGCGGGTCGTCGCCGAGACGGTCGCAACGGGCCTCGACGTCCCCTGGGGAGTCGCGTTCCCCGGCGACGACCCAGCGGAAGTGTACCTCACCGAACGGCCGGGACGCGTCGTCCGCCTCCGCGACGGCGAGCGGACCGTGCTCGCCGACCTCACCTCGACGGGCGCGACGGGCGAGGGCGGCCTGATGGGTCTCGCTCTCCACCCCGAGGACCAGAGTATCGCGTTCACCTGCCAGACGTACACCGCCGACGGCGAGACGCGGAATCGGGTGCTCCGCCACGACACGGACGACGACTGGAACTTCGAACCCGTCTTCGAGGGGATACCGGGCGCGAGGTACCACGACGGCGGTCGCTTGCTAGTGTGGGACGGCGCGCTCTACGTCACCGCGGGCGACGCCACGGTCGCCGACCTCGCGCAGGACCCCGAACGCCTCAACGGCTCCGTACTGCGGCTCGCGTTCGACGGCGAGCCACACCCGGACAACCCCGACGTGGGCCACCCCGCCGTCTTCACCTACGGTCACCGGAACCCGCAGGGACTCGCGGTGAAGGGAGGAGCGCTCTACCAGACCGAACACGGCCCGGACACCGACGACGAGGTGAACCGCCTCGAAGCGGGCGGCAACTACGGCTGGCCCGTCGTCCGCGGCGTCGAGTCGGGCGACGACGACCAGTTCGTCCCGGCGCTGGCCAGTTACACGCCGACCATCGCGCCCGCAGGCCTCGCCGTCTACCCCACCGATGGCGCGGTTCGGGCGTGGCGCGGCGACCTGCTGTTCGGGACGCTCTCGGGGACCCACCTCCACCGGGTCCGCCTGGACGAGGACGACGAGGTGGTCGAGGACGAGCGACTGTTCGAGGGCGAGTTCGGACGACTGCGGACCACGAGCATCGGGCCGGACGGCCACCTCTACGCGACGACGAGCAACCGCGATGGCCGCGGCAGTCCGAGCGAGAGCGACGACCGACTGCTCCGGTTCCGGCCAGCGGAGGGCGAGTGA